TACGCGCCGGATCCACCGCCGACCCCGCGGAGATCCAGCGCTTCTGCGCCGAGCAGCTCGCCAAGTTCAAGGTGCCCGCCTCGGTGGTGTTCGCCGACACGCTCCCCCGCAACCCGACCGGCAAGCTGTTGAAACCCCAGCTCCGGGAGCGATACGGATGAGCGCCCGCGTGTTCATCGCCGACCTCGGGATGTACGTGCCCGAGCGGTTCGAGTCGGCCGCCGAGATCTCGGGTGCCAGCGGCATCCCCGAGCAGGTGCTCATCGAGAAGTTCGGGCTCGCCGGCAAGCACCGCGCACGCCCCGACGAGCACGTCTCCGAGATGTGCGTCTCGGCCGCCCGCGCGGTCGTCGAGCGCAACGGCGCCGACTCGATCGACGCGGTGATGTACTTCGGGTCGCACTGGAAGGACCACATGGTCTGGCAGGTCGCGCCTGCGGTCCAGGAGGCGCTCGGGATCGACGGGTTCGCGTTCGAGGCGATCAACTCCAGCGCCGGCGCGCCGGTCGCGCTGAAGATCGCGCGGGACATGCTCGTAGCCGATGAATCGCTTCGGTCGATCCTGATGGTCGCCGCCTCGCGCGAGTCGGGGATCATCGACTACACCAACCCGCGTTCGCGCTTCGCGTACAACTTCGGGGATGGAGCCGTGGCCGCACTGCTGCGCCGCGATCACGGCAACGGCGAGATCCTGGCCTCGTCGCTCATGTCCGACGGGTCGTTCGCCTACCACGTCCACGTCCCGGCAGGCGGCAGCGCCCACCCCGCCGGCCACGAGACCGTGGACGCTGGGATGCACTTCCTCGACGTGATCGACGGCGTGGAGATGAAGCGCCGCCTCGACCCGATCACGATCAAGCGTTTCGTCGAGGTCGCGCGCGACGCCGTCGAGCGCAGCGGGCACGATCTCGCCGACCTGGACTGGTTCCTCCCGATCCACATGAAGCGCTCGATCCACGACGCGCTCTGCGCCGAGCTCGGCGTCGCCTTCGAGCGGTCGGTCTACCTCGACCATCACGGGCACATGAGCGCGGTCGACCCGCTGCTGTCGCTGTGCATGCTGCGCGACCAGGGCCGGCTCGCGGACGGCGACCTGATCTTGCTCCTCGCCGCCGGGACCGGGTACACGTGGGGAGCGACGATGGTCCGCTGGGGACGCTCGTAGAGGGGGTTCCACGATGGCGATGATGGAGACACCGCTCAACGCTTGGATGATGTTCGCGCATGCGCCGACCCACTACGCCGACACCGAGGTCGTGACCAAGACCGGCCCCGACGAGCTCCACCGCTACACCTACGCCGATTTCGCGAAACGCGCGCAGCAGCTGATGCACGCGCTCGACAAGCTCGACATCGGAGAAGGCGAGCGGGTCGCGACGCTGGCCTGGAACACCTACCGCCACCTCGAGTGCTACTTCGCGGTCCCGTGCACGGCGCGCGTGCTGCACACGCTGAACCTGCGCCTGCACGTCGAGGACCTCGCGTACATCATCGGCCACGCCGACGACCGCGTGATCTTCGCCGACCCCGACATGCTTCCGATCCTCGAGAAGATCGGAGACGGACTCGCGAAGGTCAAGCACATCATCGTGCTCGACGGAACCGTGCCGGAGACGACGCTCCCCGATGTGATCGCCTACGAGGACCTGATCGCCGACGAGTCCGACTCGTACGCGCCGAAGGACATCCCGGAATCGACGCCGCTCGGAATCTGCTACACGTCGGGCACGACCGGGCGGCCGAAGGGCGCCGTGTACACACACCGCTCGACGGTGCTGCACTCCTTCGCGGCCGCGTCGACGGGCGGGGTCGGGATCGGCCCACAGGAGTGCGTGCTCCCGATCGTCCCGATGTTCCACGCGAACGCCTGGGGGATGCCGCACGCCTCGACCATGGCCGGCGCGAAGCAGGTCTTCACCGGGCGGCACCTCGACGCCGCCTCGATCGTCGATCTGCTCGCCGGCGAGCGCGTCACGATCGCCGGCGGTGTTCCGACGATCTGGCTCGCGGTCGGCGACGAGCTCTCCAAGCGCGGCGTCACAGAGATGCCGGGCCTGAAGCACGTGGTGTGCGGTGGATCGCAGCCGCCGCGCGCGCTGATCGAACGGTACGAGCGCGAGTTCGGGATCAACATCATCCAGGCGTGGGGGATGACCGAGACGAACCCGCTCGCGTCGGTCTCGTGGCCGAAGGAGAAGATGCGCGACTGGCCCGCGGGAAGGCTCACCGACGCGGTCCGCACGCAGGCGGGGATCCCGGTCCCCGGGATCGACATCTCGATCCGCGACGACGAGGGGAACGAGGTCCCGGCCGACGGCGAGGCGATGGGCGAGCTGCTCGTGCGCGGGCCGTGGGTGATCGACTCCTACCTCTACAACGAGGACCCCGATCGGTTCACCGAGGACGGATGGTTCCGGACCGGCGACGTCGCGGTGCGCTCGGCGGAGGGCTACTTCGTGATCGCCGACCGCACCAAGGACCTGATCAAGTCGGGCGGCGAGTGGATCTCCTCGGTGGACATGGAAGGCCACATCATGGCGATGCCGGGGATACTGGAGGCGGCCGTGATCGCGATCCCCGACGAGAAGTGGCAGGAACGCCCGCTGGCCTGCGTCGTGCCGCGTCCCGGTGAGACGATCTCGCTCGAGGAGGTGCGCGACCACCTTGCCGGCCGGGGCTGGGCGAAGTGGCAGCTGCCCGACCGCATCGAGGTCATCGAGGCCGTCCCGAAGACGAGCGTCGGAAAGTTCGACAAGAAGGTCCTGCGCGTTCGGTTCGGCTGAGCGGAATACGGGTAACGGCCAGGACGTTAGGCTTGGTTCAGGCAGCACCCGTCCGGGAGGTTCGTCGTGGAAGTCAATGAGCTCGGCCACATCGTTCTCTACGTCCGCGACCTCGAGCGGTCACGCCACTTCTACCGCGACGTGCTCGGCTGGAACGAGGTCACCGAGCTGGGCGGGTTCGGCGCGATGTTCTCCTCGGGACGGACGCATCACGAACTGTTGCTGATCGAGGTCGGGCCCGACGCGACGCCGATCCCGTCGGGTCGGCGCGTGGGCATGTACCACTTCGGGCTGAAGGTCGGCACCACCGACGACGAACTCCGCGAGGCGTACGCGACCTTGCAGCGTGAAGGCGTCCCGGTGCTCGGCAGTGCGGACCACCACGTGACGCACAGCCTCTACATCGCCGACCCCGACGGCAACGAGATCGAGCTGTACATCGACGTCCAGCCCGAACGCTGGCGCGAAGACCCGACGGTCATCGCCGGAGCCCCGAAGCCGTTGCGCTTGTAGCTCTCGACCCTGCGATATGTTCTTGCTGCAGAGATCGACACTCATTGTCATCTATCGCAGCGAGAACTGGATAGGAGCCTCGCCCCGAAGGCAAGGAGATCTGAATTGGTCGACGTAATCGTCCACATCGACATCGCCCGGCCGCCCGGCGTGGTGGCGGCCTTCGCGATGGAGGCGGAGAACGACCCGCGGTGGATCGGCGGTATCTCCAGCGCCCGGCGCCTCACTCCCCCGCCCACCGGCGTGGGCACCCGCGTGGAGCGGATCGCCTCGTTCCGCGGCAAGCGCATCGAGTACGTGATGGACGTCGTCGAGCACGTCCCCGGCAAGCGCATCGTGCTCAAGACGGTCAAAGGCCCGTTCCCGATGGAGGTCACCTACGGGTTCGAGGACCGCGACAACGGCACGCGCGCCTACACCCGCGTCGCCGGCAACCCCCGCGGTTTCTACTGGCTTGCCGGCCCGCTCCTCGCCAGAGGCGTGAAGCGCAACGTCGGCCGCGACCTCAAGAATCTGAAGAAGCTACTCGAATCTCAGATCTAGAACGCCGGAATGATCGACTTCGCTTCGGTGTACTCCTCGAGGCCCTCGCGGCCGAACTCGCGGCCCATCCCCGAGTTCTTGAACCCGCCGAACGGCGCGATGAAGTCCATCAGGTAGCGGTTCACCGCGAGCGTGCCGGTCCGGATCCGCCGCGCGATGTCGATGGCGTGGTCGGAGTCCTTCGTCCACACGGACCCGGCCAGCCCGTAGTCGCTGTCGTTGGCGATCCGGATCGCGTCCTCTTCGTCCTCGTAGGGGATCACGACCAGCACCGGCCCGAAGATCTCTTCCTGCGCGATCCGCATGTCGTTCGAGACCCCGGCGAACAGCGTCGGCTGGACGTACCAGCCCTTGTCGAGCCCGCTCGGACGGCCGTTGCCGCCGACGACGACGCGCGCGCCCTCTTCCTGGCCGAGCGCGATGTACTTCTCAACCCGCTCCTGCTGGCGCTTCGCGACGAGCGGCCCGATGTCGGTCGCACGGTCGGCCGGGTCGCCGGTGTTGAGCGCGGACATCATCCCACCGACCGCGTCGACGACTTCGTCGTAGCGGCTCTTCGAGGCGAGCAGCCGCGTCTGCGCGATGCATGCCTGCCCGTTGTTCATCAGCGACGCGAACTTGAGGTCCTCCATCATCGCGCCGAGGTCGGCGTCGTCGAGGATGATCGCCGCCGACTTCCCGCCGAGCTCCAGCGAGAACCGCTTCAGCTGCTCGCCGCAGATCGCGCCGATCTTGCGACCGACCGCCGTCGAGCCGGTGAACGAGATCTTGTCGACGCCGGCGTGACGAACCAGGTACTCCCCCACCGCCGGGCCGCCGGGTACGATCGAGACGACGCCCTCGGGGACGCCGGCCTCGACGAGCCAATCGGCGACGACGTTCATGTCGATCGGCGTCTCGGGCGCCGGCTTGATCACGATCGTGCAGCCGGTGACGAGCGCCGGCGCGAGCTTGTTCATGACGTTGAACTGCGGCACGTTCCACGGCGCGACGGCGCCGACGACGCCGACCGGCTCACGCCGGACGATCACCGGCTCGCCGAGCATCCCGACGCGCGTCTCTTCCCAGTCGAACGTCTCCGCGATGCGGAGGAACGTGGTCAGCATCATCCACGGCGACGGCGCCTGCGCGAGCTCGGAGAAGGTGATCGGCGAGCCCATCTCCTCGGTGATCAGCGCGGCCAGCTCGCCCATCTTCGAGGCGTAGATCTCGGTGAAGCGCTGGACGATCGCACACCGCTCTTGCGGCGTCATGCGCGGCCAAGGTCCGTGGTCGAAGGCCTCGCGCGCGGCGGCGACTGCCCGGTCGATGTCCGCCTCGGTCCCGTCGGGAACGCGGGCCATGACCTCCTCGGTGTGGGGCGAGATCACGTCGATGGTTCCGGTGCCGGCCGGGTCGACCCACTTGCCGCCGATGAAGAGCTTGTCGAAGGTGCGCACGATGGTCCTCCTCGCCGAGGTTCGTCTCAGGACAGGGTACCGACCGGGGGGCCTCGCTGTCAGCGGCGCCTGGGGTTGATCGCCCAGGGGGCCGGGTCGCCCGAATCCTCGACGATGATCGCTCCGGTCGGACACGACGCGGCCGCGTGACGGAGGATCTCTTCCTCAACGGTCTCGGGATCGAGCACGTCGGCCTTCAGGAACTCGCGTTCGCGCCACCGGAAGGCCGTCGGGGCGAGGAAGATGCAGGTCCCGGCGCCGATGCATCGCTGGCGGTCGACCACGACCCGCAGCGTCACACGATCCCCTCTCGCAGAGCGGCGGTCGCGGCTTGGCCGCGGGTCGTCGCGCCGATCGCCTCGAAGATGCGCGCGACCTCCTCGGCGACCTCCTGCTCGTCCCTGCCTTCCGCCTGAGCGATCTCTTTGTTCGTCTGCCCCGCCATGACGCGGCGCAGCATCTCGACCTCGTCGAGGCTCAGCCCGGCGGGAACCGCCGCGCCGGAGGGCAGCATCCGAACCGCTTCGTCGCCACCGACCAGCGTCATCAGCTCGCTCATCAACGGGGTGCTGAGCCAGCGGGCACGGATCGAGTCGTCGGACGTCTGGAACAGCGCCATGACCACGTCGCCGCGCATCTGCATCCGGAACTCGGCGACGTGTGGGTCCTCGACATCGCTGGTTGCTCGCGCGACGAGCAGGCGCGGATCGGTGTGCAGGAAGGCGAAGAACTGCCGGATCCGCCGGAACTCCGCGATCGAAGCCAGCGCTTGCTCGAGGGCGGCCACGGCATCTCCGCGAGCGAGGGCGATCTGAGCGAGGGCGGCGTAGCCCTCCGCTTCGAACCACGCGTCCGAAGTGGGGAGCGCCTTCGCCATGCGCAGGGTTTCCTGTGCCCAGCCCTCGGCGCGCGCGAGCAGATCGGGATCTCCTTGATCGGCGCCCAGCCGCGCTCCATGGACCGCGAGCGACGCCAGTACCTCGGTTCGTCCCGCCGGCGAGCCGCGTTCGGTCGCCAACGACAACGCCCGCTCGAGATGCCGCTGCATGCCCGCCGCGTCGCCGTCCGCAGCGCGCACCATGCCGCGCCATGTGTCGAGCTGGCGGTCGGGCAGGGCGTCCAGCCTCGAAAGGGCCGCCGCTCCGGCCTTGTCGAGCCACGCGTCCGCCTCCGGTATCTGGTCCAGCATCGTGTAGGTGAGGGCGACGCCGCCCGCCGCGTAGAGCTCCAAAGCGCTGTTCCCCAGCGCGCGAGCGGCTTCGTACGCCTCCGTCCCGCGGATGAGCGCCAGGTCGAGCGGACCGTGCGAGCGCGCGTACACCTGGATCGAGAAGAGCATGTAGGCGTCGCTCTCAGCGCGTTCGCTCTCGCTCGTGAGCCGCTTCAGATTTCGCCGCAACAGGCGGATCTGCTCGATGCGGCCGGCGTGGCCGTGCCGGGTCTCTTCCAGGATGTTGGCGTACGCCAGCGCGATCAGGCTCGACATCAACCCCCGCTGGTCGCCCAGCCGCTCATACGCCTCGACCGCCTCGGTCAAGATCGCCCGGGTTTCTTCGAATCCTTCGCGGATCTCGGGGATCTCACGAGGATCCCCCGTGGGGTCGGCGAAGAGATCGGGGTTGTGCTCGAGCATCTCGAGCACGAACTTGCGGCCCTGTCCGAACCGGATCACGCCCTGCTCCCGCCGCACCGCAGCCCACATCGGCTCGTCGCCGAGCTGCGTGGCGAGCTCGAGCGCCCGGTCGTATGCCTCGCCGGCGGCGTCGACGTCCACCAAGCTCGTTTCGGGACTGAACGACTCGCCCATCGCGCGCTGCAGCTGCGCCTGCCCGAGCTCAAGGCACGCGCGCAGCTCGGCCCGCAGGTCCCCGCGCTCGACCGCCGTCGCCCTCGCGGCCAGCGCGATCTCGGCGGCGCGCTCGTAGTCCTCCGTCTGGCGCGTCGCGCTCGCGCGGCGGAGCGTCGCCTCGAGCTCGAGCGCGTCGTCGCCGAGCGCGCGGGCGAGCGCAGACATCTCGGCGAGCGTTGCGATCCGCTCCTCGGCCCGCCCGAGCGCCTCCAGCGCCTCATCCCGGAGCCGGAGCAACTCGGCGCGATCCTCCGGAGACTGGGCCGCGCCGCGCGCGAGGTCTGCGGCGCGAAGAGCCTCTTCGGGCGCGAAGGTCTTCAACGAGTCGCGCGCGGTCTGGATCGAGTAGCGGACGCCCTGATCCTGCTCGCCCGCCTCGAGGAAGTGGAACGCCAGGGTGGCGATGCAGATCGCGCCTTCGTCGAGCCCGGTCTCCAGCTTGCGCGCCAGCGCACCGTGGATCTTGCGCCGGCGCTGGCGCGGCACCTGGGCGATCAAGGCGGATCGGATCTCGTCGTGCGTGAAGGCGTAGTCGTTGGCCGAGCCTTCGGGCAGCTCGATGATCAGGTTGGCCTCGATCGCAGGCTCGAGAGCGTCGGCGAGCTGCATCACGCTCGGGCGCTCCTCGGCGTTGAAGGCCGCGAGGACGTCGCGAAGCTGGGAGAGCGGGAACCGGCGACCGATCACGGCCGCGTCCGAGACGATCTGCCGGGCCTCGGGTGCGAGCTGAGCGAGACGCCGCTCGATCAGGATCTGGACGTTCGGCGCCACCGTGGATCGCGCGGCCTGTGACAGCTCCAGTTGCCCGCCGACGACCTGCATCAACCCCGCGTCGCGGAACGAGCGCGCGAACTCGACGATGAAGAACGGCACGCCCTCGCCGCGGGCGTGCAGCGCGGCGGCAGCCTCCTGACTGACCGGCGTGCCGAGCAAGTGCCCGAGAAGCTCGGCGGTTTCGGCACGCGTCAGTCGCTCGAGCTTGGTCCGGCGGGCGAGCCCCATCCGTTCGAGGTCGGCGACGAGCGTCGTCGCCGCACCCACGCCGGGCCCGGAGTCGGGACGTTGCGCCAGCATGATGAAGATCGGGCTGCTCGACGAAGTACGGACGATGTAGCGGATGAGTTTCAGGCTGTCCTCGTCGGCCCATTGGAGGTCGTCGAAGAAGAGCGCGATCGGTTGCGACTCGGCGATCGTTCGGATCGCGACCGTGGCCACGTCGTACACGCGGAGCATCTGCTCGGCCGGCTGAAGTCCGGTCTCCACCTGTCCGCGTCCCGACACGACGTCGCGCGCGCGCTCGAGCACCTCTCTGGCCATCGCCCGGTCGGCGAGGGTCTGGATCGAAACCGAGGTGAGCAGCGTGCGCAAGATGAAGAACGGTCCGCGGAGTTCCTCGTCGCCGCCGACGATCACGGTTCCGAAGCCCCGCGCGAGCGCGCCCTCGAGGGCATCCTCGATGAGCCGCGTCTTCCCGATGCCGGCTTCGCCCTCGACGGCGAAGACCCGGATCTGTCCTTGGGTCACCGCTTCGAGGTCCTGCTCGATCGTGAGGCGCTCCGACGATCGCCCGACGATCGGAGCGTGGTCGGGGCGCACGTACGTCTCTTCCAGGACGCCGCGTGGTGCATCACGATCGGCTTCCGCGGTCGGCGCCGGAGCGACGGCCGGTGAGGCCGTCGCGGTTTCGGCACGCCACCCCACTTCGAACACACGCCATTGCGTCGGGAAGCCCTTGAGGCTGAACAGGCCGCGGTCCACGAAGCTGAAATCGCGCACCCCGGAGGTGAGGTCTTTGGTCACTTGCGAGACGAGGATCTGCCCGCCCTTCGCCTTCGCCGAGATGCGCGCCGCCGCGTTGACCGCGGTGCCGTACAACGTGCCCGACTCGCGGAGCACCTCACCGGTGTTCAGGCCGATACGGACCTTGATCATGTGGTTGGGCCCGGCCGAGTTGTGGACCTCGAAACATCGCTGGATCCCGATCGCGCACTCGATCGCCTTGCGCGCCGAGCCGAACGCGACCATGAACCCGTCGCCCATGAAAACGACCTCGCGCCCGCCGAAGAGGTCGATCTGCTCCCGAAGCATCTTCTCGTGGGTGCGCATGACCTCTTGCGCGACGTCGTCGCCTTCGCGCGTGCGGAGATCGGTCGAGCCCTCGACGTCGGAGAAAAGGACCGTGACGGTCCCTTCTGGGAGCTCCGACGGGGTGGGGTTGATGATGGGTTCGTTCACGGACACGAAGGTTACCGTCGCCGGGATACCTGGGCTACGGATGCCTCCATCCGGATGGACCGGCAGGCCACCTACGTGGGCTCGGAACGCTCGCGTACGGCATTATGGCCGCCGTGGCGTACCAGTGGTGGGTATTCCTTCATCTCGCGGGCGTGTTCGGGCTGCTCACGGCGCACGGCGTTTCGGTCGCCGTCGCGCTGCGTCTGCGGACCGAGCGGGATCCCGCTCGGGTCGCCGCGTTGCTCGAGCTCTCGGCCAGAACGGTTCCGGCGTTCTACATCTCGCTGGCCGTGCTGCTCGTCGGCGGGGTCGTTGCGACGTTCGTGGGCGACTTGTGGTCGTTCGGGTGGATATGGGCGGCCATCGGGACGCTTTTGGTCGTGACGCTGGCGATGATCTTCATGGCGCGCCCCTACTACCAGCGGGTCCGGTTCATCTCACGTGCCATGGCCGAAGGCTCGCAGGCCGTGAGCGCCGAGCAGTACGACGAGGTCCTGTCGGACCGGCGCCCGTTGACGGTGACCTGGATCGGGGTCGTCGGGCTCGTGTTGCTCCTGTATCTGATGGTCGTGAAGCCGACGCTCGGCATGGCGCCCGGCGCCGAGCCGGCGCCGAGCGGGACCGGGCCGGTCGTCACGCTTTCATCCGTGAGCAGCCGCTTCTCGCCGGCGACGCTCTCGGCTCCGGCCGGCACACCGTTCTCGCTCCGCTTCGAGAACGAGGACTCGGGGATCCCGCACAACGTCGCGATCTTCAGCGACTCTTCGGCGTCGCGGTCGCTGTTCGTCGGGGCGACGTTCGCCGGGCCGGCAACCCGCAACTACGCGGTGCCGACGCTCGAAGCCGGTACCTACTTCTTCCGCTGCGACGTGCATGCGACGACGATGACCGGATCGCTCGAGGTGGGATGAGCCATGGGATACCGCACGATCGTCGTAGGCACGGACGGCTCCGAAACGTCCATGCTCGCCATGGAGAAGGCCGCGCGGCTCGCGAAGCAGGTGGAGGGCAAGCTGCTCGTCGTGTGCGCGACGGCGCCGGTCGGCCTGCACGACTACCGCGCGAAGGAGATCCTGACCGACGCTGCGTACGCGCTCGAGGCGTGGGGCGTCCAGGGCGAGACGATGTTCCGTGAGGGCCACCCCGACAAGGTCCTGCTCGACATCGCCGCGGAGCGGGACGCCGATCTCATCGTGATCGGCAACATCGGCGTCGGCAAAGCGAAGCGGTTCCGGATCGGGCCGATCCCCGAGCGTGTGGCGAGTGCGGCGCCGTGCGACGTGCTCATCGTGTACACGACCGACCTGAAATCGGAAGAAGGGCAGCAGCTCTACCATCGCATCCTCGTCGGCACCGACGGCTCCGCGACGGCGACCGAGGCCATCCGGAAGGCGTTCGATCTCGGCATGACCTTCATGCTCGGAGTGACCCTGTTGTACGCGGCCGGCGACCGGATCATCGGCGCGATCGTTCTCGAGCAAGCGGCGAAAGCGAAGCATCGGACGCTGAAGGTCGATACACAGCTCGTCGACGGCGATCCGGCCGACGCGATCCGCGAGACCGCCGAGAAGGAAGGCTGCGACCTGATCGTGGTCGGCAACCGCGGCATGACCGGAGTGCGCCGCCACCTGCTGGGCTCCGTGCCGACGAAGGTGATCCATTCCGCACCGACCGACGTCTTGATCGCCAAGACCGTCGACCGCACCGTGGAAGACCTCGCGCCGGGGACGGGCGGGCTCGTCGACGTCGACGGGCGCAAGCTCGCCGTCTACAAGGGCGAGGACGGGAACACCGTCGCGCTGTCTCCGCGCTGCACCCATCTCGGGTGCACGGTCGACTGGAACGCAACGGCAGTCACCTGGGATTGCCCCTGCCACGGGTCGCGCTTCTCGAAAGAGGGCGACGTGGTGCAGGGCCCGGCGAAGACGCCCCTGGAACGCGAAGCGCTCTAGGCGTTCGCCGCCTCGGACGGTTGCTCCGCTGGACGCCGTCCGGCCGCGAGATCGCGCAGCTTCGTGTGGAGCAGCCTCGTCTCGAGCAGGTTGCGGATCCGGAGCACGACCTCGTCGTGATCGAACGGCTTCTCGAGGAAGTCCTTGGCGCCGAGCTCGAGCGCGCGGTGCCGGTGCTCGGGGTTGACGTCGGCGGTGAGGAAAACGATCGGCACCACGTCGTCTTCTTCCATCATGTCGTGCATCTTCCGCATCACGGTGAACCCGTCGATCGGGAACATCATGAGGTCGAGCAGGACGATGTCCGGCGACACCCGCTCGAAGGCCGCGAGCGCCTCGCGCGGGTCGGTGTAGCCGGTGATGTTCGTGAACCCGGCGTCGGTGAGGATGTAGCGGAGGAGCCGGATATGGATCTCCTGATCGTCGACGATCAGGATGCGCGCCCCCGACGGGTTGATGGCCACAGCAACTCCCCTCCACGGTCGGCTCGGGTACGGCCGCACACATGGCGGAGGACCGGCGCTCCGGCCGGGCGCTGATCGCGCCACTCATCACCGGACGACGCTCATCGTACGGTGGCGCGCCACGCTTTGGAAGTCCCAGCCCGGAACATCCCTTTCGCGGTGATGGGGCGCGACGTGCGTAGACTTCCGCGGCGATGCCTCCCCGCGCGAAGCGGCTCTGGATCCCCCCGGTCTGGCTCGTCCGGCCGGCGGTGAGGTTCCGGAACGCGCTGGGACGGCTGCACGGCCGCATGGTTCCGCCGCCGCTACTGGTCATGGAACGCATGAACGGGATGGTCGAAGCGAAGATGATCTCGCTCATCGCCGAGCTCGCGATCCCCGATCGCCTCGCCGGCGGGCCGCGCACGGCCGGGGACCTCGCCGGTGAGGCCGGTGTCGACGCCGACGCGCTCGACAGGGCCCTGGCATTCATGGTTTCGCGCGGGCTCCTCGGCCGGAAACGCGACGGTCGGTTCACGAACAACCCGTTCTCCGACACGCTTCGCTCGGACCATCCGCAGTCGATGCGTGGATGGGCCCGCTTCTTCGCGAGCGAATGGCATTGGGAGATGTGGAACCACGCCGGCCACTCGCTCGAGACCGGCGGAAGCGCCGCCGTGCCGGCGTTCGGCGCCGGCTTCTGGGAGTACCTGGGCTCGAAGAATCCGGAGGCCGGCGCGACGTTCAACCGTGCGCTGGCCGGCACCTCGCGGATCGCCGGGCCGATCCTCGCGAAGGGCTACGCCTTCTCGGGGGTGCGACGCTTGTGCGACGTCGGCGGCGGGACCGGCGGCATGCTCGCGGAGGTGCTGGAACGCCACCCGTCGATGCGCGGCGTGCTGTTCGATCTTCCCGAGGTCGTCGAGCAGGCGCGGCCGGCGCTCGCGGAGCAAGGCCTGCTCGATCGAGCGGAGATCGTCGCCGGAAG
The sequence above is drawn from the Actinomycetota bacterium genome and encodes:
- a CDS encoding adenylate/guanylate cyclase domain-containing protein codes for the protein MNEPIINPTPSELPEGTVTVLFSDVEGSTDLRTREGDDVAQEVMRTHEKMLREQIDLFGGREVVFMGDGFMVAFGSARKAIECAIGIQRCFEVHNSAGPNHMIKVRIGLNTGEVLRESGTLYGTAVNAAARISAKAKGGQILVSQVTKDLTSGVRDFSFVDRGLFSLKGFPTQWRVFEVGWRAETATASPAVAPAPTAEADRDAPRGVLEETYVRPDHAPIVGRSSERLTIEQDLEAVTQGQIRVFAVEGEAGIGKTRLIEDALEGALARGFGTVIVGGDEELRGPFFILRTLLTSVSIQTLADRAMAREVLERARDVVSGRGQVETGLQPAEQMLRVYDVATVAIRTIAESQPIALFFDDLQWADEDSLKLIRYIVRTSSSSPIFIMLAQRPDSGPGVGAATTLVADLERMGLARRTKLERLTRAETAELLGHLLGTPVSQEAAAALHARGEGVPFFIVEFARSFRDAGLMQVVGGQLELSQAARSTVAPNVQILIERRLAQLAPEARQIVSDAAVIGRRFPLSQLRDVLAAFNAEERPSVMQLADALEPAIEANLIIELPEGSANDYAFTHDEIRSALIAQVPRQRRRKIHGALARKLETGLDEGAICIATLAFHFLEAGEQDQGVRYSIQTARDSLKTFAPEEALRAADLARGAAQSPEDRAELLRLRDEALEALGRAEERIATLAEMSALARALGDDALELEATLRRASATRQTEDYERAAEIALAARATAVERGDLRAELRACLELGQAQLQRAMGESFSPETSLVDVDAAGEAYDRALELATQLGDEPMWAAVRREQGVIRFGQGRKFVLEMLEHNPDLFADPTGDPREIPEIREGFEETRAILTEAVEAYERLGDQRGLMSSLIALAYANILEETRHGHAGRIEQIRLLRRNLKRLTSESERAESDAYMLFSIQVYARSHGPLDLALIRGTEAYEAARALGNSALELYAAGGVALTYTMLDQIPEADAWLDKAGAAALSRLDALPDRQLDTWRGMVRAADGDAAGMQRHLERALSLATERGSPAGRTEVLASLAVHGARLGADQGDPDLLARAEGWAQETLRMAKALPTSDAWFEAEGYAALAQIALARGDAVAALEQALASIAEFRRIRQFFAFLHTDPRLLVARATSDVEDPHVAEFRMQMRGDVVMALFQTSDDSIRARWLSTPLMSELMTLVGGDEAVRMLPSGAAVPAGLSLDEVEMLRRVMAGQTNKEIAQAEGRDEQEVAEEVARIFEAIGATTRGQAATAALREGIV
- a CDS encoding ferredoxin produces the protein MTLRVVVDRQRCIGAGTCIFLAPTAFRWREREFLKADVLDPETVEEEILRHAAASCPTGAIIVEDSGDPAPWAINPRRR
- a CDS encoding 3-oxoacyl-ACP synthase, producing the protein MSARVFIADLGMYVPERFESAAEISGASGIPEQVLIEKFGLAGKHRARPDEHVSEMCVSAARAVVERNGADSIDAVMYFGSHWKDHMVWQVAPAVQEALGIDGFAFEAINSSAGAPVALKIARDMLVADESLRSILMVAASRESGIIDYTNPRSRFAYNFGDGAVAALLRRDHGNGEILASSLMSDGSFAYHVHVPAGGSAHPAGHETVDAGMHFLDVIDGVEMKRRLDPITIKRFVEVARDAVERSGHDLADLDWFLPIHMKRSIHDALCAELGVAFERSVYLDHHGHMSAVDPLLSLCMLRDQGRLADGDLILLLAAGTGYTWGATMVRWGRS
- a CDS encoding SRPBCC family protein, with amino-acid sequence MVDVIVHIDIARPPGVVAAFAMEAENDPRWIGGISSARRLTPPPTGVGTRVERIASFRGKRIEYVMDVVEHVPGKRIVLKTVKGPFPMEVTYGFEDRDNGTRAYTRVAGNPRGFYWLAGPLLARGVKRNVGRDLKNLKKLLESQI
- a CDS encoding aldehyde dehydrogenase; this encodes MRTFDKLFIGGKWVDPAGTGTIDVISPHTEEVMARVPDGTEADIDRAVAAAREAFDHGPWPRMTPQERCAIVQRFTEIYASKMGELAALITEEMGSPITFSELAQAPSPWMMLTTFLRIAETFDWEETRVGMLGEPVIVRREPVGVVGAVAPWNVPQFNVMNKLAPALVTGCTIVIKPAPETPIDMNVVADWLVEAGVPEGVVSIVPGGPAVGEYLVRHAGVDKISFTGSTAVGRKIGAICGEQLKRFSLELGGKSAAIILDDADLGAMMEDLKFASLMNNGQACIAQTRLLASKSRYDEVVDAVGGMMSALNTGDPADRATDIGPLVAKRQQERVEKYIALGQEEGARVVVGGNGRPSGLDKGWYVQPTLFAGVSNDMRIAQEEIFGPVLVVIPYEDEEDAIRIANDSDYGLAGSVWTKDSDHAIDIARRIRTGTLAVNRYLMDFIAPFGGFKNSGMGREFGREGLEEYTEAKSIIPAF
- a CDS encoding long-chain fatty acid--CoA ligase — its product is MAMMETPLNAWMMFAHAPTHYADTEVVTKTGPDELHRYTYADFAKRAQQLMHALDKLDIGEGERVATLAWNTYRHLECYFAVPCTARVLHTLNLRLHVEDLAYIIGHADDRVIFADPDMLPILEKIGDGLAKVKHIIVLDGTVPETTLPDVIAYEDLIADESDSYAPKDIPESTPLGICYTSGTTGRPKGAVYTHRSTVLHSFAAASTGGVGIGPQECVLPIVPMFHANAWGMPHASTMAGAKQVFTGRHLDAASIVDLLAGERVTIAGGVPTIWLAVGDELSKRGVTEMPGLKHVVCGGSQPPRALIERYEREFGINIIQAWGMTETNPLASVSWPKEKMRDWPAGRLTDAVRTQAGIPVPGIDISIRDDEGNEVPADGEAMGELLVRGPWVIDSYLYNEDPDRFTEDGWFRTGDVAVRSAEGYFVIADRTKDLIKSGGEWISSVDMEGHIMAMPGILEAAVIAIPDEKWQERPLACVVPRPGETISLEEVRDHLAGRGWAKWQLPDRIEVIEAVPKTSVGKFDKKVLRVRFG
- a CDS encoding VOC family protein, producing MEVNELGHIVLYVRDLERSRHFYRDVLGWNEVTELGGFGAMFSSGRTHHELLLIEVGPDATPIPSGRRVGMYHFGLKVGTTDDELREAYATLQREGVPVLGSADHHVTHSLYIADPDGNEIELYIDVQPERWREDPTVIAGAPKPLRL